CGGCAGATCGATATCCAGCGCGCATAGGCATGTCGTGCCTCAGGGATGCTCCGCTTGCTGCCGAAACGTTCGCGCCGACGCCGCGGCAATTGACAAAAGCTTTCAAAGGAATTATCATTGCTGCAATCGTTTCAGTCGCTGTGGGACCAAGCCCCTGTGGCCTGTAAAGGCAGCCGGGGATTTTTTTAGGGGAGGATCCGGTTTTCTATACCGGGGTTAATTAATGGACGCACATACACAAAAAGAAATCAACCGGAGGCGGACCTTCGGCATCATCAGCCATCCGGATGCCGGCAAGACCACGTTGACGGAAAAGCTGCTCCTTTTCGGCGGCGCCATCCAGCAGGCCGGGGCGGTCAAGGCCAAGCATGCCGCCCGCCATGCAACCAGCGACTGGATGTCCATTGAAAAGGAAAGAGGCATTTCAGTGACGACTTCGGTGATGAAATTCAATTATCGGAATTTTGAAGTTAATCTTCTCGACACCCCGGGCCACCAGGATTTCTCCGAAGACACTTACCGGGTGCTGACCGCCGTGGACAGCGCCCTGATGGTGGTCGACAATGCCAAGGGGGTTGAAACCCAGACCGAGAAGCTCATGGAAGTCTGCCGGATGCGCAACACCCCCATCATTACCTTCATCAATAAGCTCGACCGTGAGGGCATGGCCCCCATGGATATCCTGGATGACATCGAAAATAAGCTCCAGATCGAATGCACGCCGCTTTCCTGGCCCATCGGGATGGGCAAACGCTTTAAAGGGGTCTACAACCTCTTTCACAAACAGCTGCACCTGTTCACTCCCGGCCGCGACATCCGCGGGCAGGACGGCGTCGTGATTACGGATTTGTCGGATCCGGTCCTGGACAGCCTGCTGGGCACACAGGCGCAAGAGCTGCGGGAAGACATTGAACTGATCAAGGGTGCGGCAAACCCCTTTGAGCTTTCGCACTTTTTAAAGGGAAGCCAGACGCCGGTTTTTTTCGGCAGCGCCATCAACAATTTCGGTGTCCAGGAGATGCTGGATGCATTCGTAGAAATGGCGCCCCCTCCGGGTCCGCGTGCGACCGTCTCCCGTGAAGTGTCGCCGTACGAAAATGCCTTTTCGGGTTTTGCTTTTAAAATCCAGGCCAATATGAACCCGGCCCATCGTGACCGGATCGCGTTTGTCAGGATCTGCTCGGGCAAGTTCACCCGGGGGATGAAAGTGGTTCACCACCGCATCGGAAAAGAAGTCGCCCTGGCCAATGCGACGATATTCATGGCCCAGGACAGGTCCAATGTGACCGAGGCTTTTCCCGGGGACATTATCGGCATCCACAACCACGGCACCATCAAGATCGGCGACACCTTCAGCGAGAAGGAACTTTTGAAATTCACCGGCATACCGAACTTCGCGCCGGAGCATTTCAGGCGGGTTCGCCTGAAAAACCCCCTCAAGGCCAAGCACCTCCAGAAGGGCCTGACCCAGCTTGCGGAAGAAGGCGCGGTCCAGGTTTTCAAGCCGATTACGGGAAGCGACTATATCCTGGGGGCGGTGGGCGTCCTCCAATTCGACGTTACCATGGCCCGGCTCAAGGCCGAATATGGCGTGGATGCGATCTATGAACCGGTGGACTTTGCGGTGGCGCGCTGGATCGAGTGTAGTGACCGCAAAAAACTGGCCGAATTTGAGAAAAAGAATATGCACAACCTGGCCAGGGATTCCCAGGGCTGCCTGTCCTATCTCACAACCAGTGAATTCCGGCTCAAATACTGCATGGAAGAATGGCCGGAG
This Desulfobacterales bacterium DNA region includes the following protein-coding sequences:
- a CDS encoding peptide chain release factor 3, whose protein sequence is MDAHTQKEINRRRTFGIISHPDAGKTTLTEKLLLFGGAIQQAGAVKAKHAARHATSDWMSIEKERGISVTTSVMKFNYRNFEVNLLDTPGHQDFSEDTYRVLTAVDSALMVVDNAKGVETQTEKLMEVCRMRNTPIITFINKLDREGMAPMDILDDIENKLQIECTPLSWPIGMGKRFKGVYNLFHKQLHLFTPGRDIRGQDGVVITDLSDPVLDSLLGTQAQELREDIELIKGAANPFELSHFLKGSQTPVFFGSAINNFGVQEMLDAFVEMAPPPGPRATVSREVSPYENAFSGFAFKIQANMNPAHRDRIAFVRICSGKFTRGMKVVHHRIGKEVALANATIFMAQDRSNVTEAFPGDIIGIHNHGTIKIGDTFSEKELLKFTGIPNFAPEHFRRVRLKNPLKAKHLQKGLTQLAEEGAVQVFKPITGSDYILGAVGVLQFDVTMARLKAEYGVDAIYEPVDFAVARWIECSDRKKLAEFEKKNMHNLARDSQGCLSYLTTSEFRLKYCMEEWPEVAFYKTRDII